The proteins below come from a single Falco rusticolus isolate bFalRus1 chromosome 8, bFalRus1.pri, whole genome shotgun sequence genomic window:
- the RGS14 gene encoding regulator of G-protein signaling 14: MQGKAKLLLVHNGRMGPAVSDGELNASRARGSNHSVNSLPGPPATCGSTQGSVVSWAESFETLLQDRVAVTYFTEFLKKEFSAENVYFWQACERFQQIPASDTQQLAQEARRIYDEFLSSHSVSPVNIDKQAWIGEDVLATPSPDMFRIQQLQIFNLMKFDSYTRFVKSPLYQACLRAESQGQPLPDLRPHSRSSSPPPDLSKKSKLKLGKSLPVGVEMAGSGANRSPRRSFRKGERREPSWAEGGEGGGSATLWRESQGSLNSSASLDLGFLSSASTAASPWTESHRKSLGGSEAELPAKPMKYCCVYLPDGTASLASVRPGHSIRDMLAGICEKRGFSLPDIKVYLVGNEQKALVLDQECSVLADQEVKLENRISFDLEISSLNKTIRITAKSTKRIREALQPVLGKYGVSMELALLRRPGEPAALDLEKLVSTVAAQKLVLETPADMRVTDGAEAAAAPSPLRSEEGSPTGAEPGTLWEMSSSFSRPRSSAATNLNRRTYDLEGLVELLNRAQSCRANDQRGLLSKEDLVLPDFLQLPGQDDSACKQSDQPQTSYPGSEGSGHPQPAEPTPAQPPVDHERR; the protein is encoded by the exons ATGCAGGGCAAggccaagctgctgctggtccACAACGGCCGCATG GGCCCAGCTGTGTCAGATGGAG agTTAAATGCCTCCAGGGCCCGTGGCAGCAACCACAGTGTGAACAGCCTGCCAGGACCACCGGCCACATGCGGCTCCACACAGGGATCTGTGGTCAGCTGGGCCGAATCCTTTGAGACGCTGCTGCAGGACCGCGTGGCCGTCACCTACTTCACT GAGTTCCTCAAGAAGGAGTTCAGTGCCGAAAATGTCTACTTCTGGCAGGCATGCGAGCGCTTCCAGCAGATCCCGGCCAGCGACACGCAGCAG CTGGCCCAGGAAGCGCGGCGGATCTATGATGAGTTCCTCTCCAGCCACTCGGTCAGTCCCGTGAACATCGACAAGCAGGCCTGGATTGGGGAGGATGTGCTGGCCACCCCATCCCCAGACATGTTTCGcatccagcagctccag ATCTTTAACCTGATGAAATTTGACAGCTACACACGCTTCGTGAAATCCCCGCTCTACCAGGCCTGCCTGCGGGCAGAGAGccaggggcagcccctgcccgaCCTGCGGCCCCACtcccgcagcagcagccccccacctGACCTCAGCAAG AAGTCGAAGCTGAAGCTGGGCAAGTCCCTGCCTGTGGGTGTGGAGATGGCAGGCAGTGGTGCCAACCGCAGCCCCCGCCGGTCCTTCAGGAAGGGAGAGCGGCGGGAGCCCTCCTGGGCAG AGGGGGGAGAAGGCGGTGGAAGTGCCACGCTATGGCGGGAGTCCCAGGGCTCACTCAACTCTTCGGCCAGCCTGGACCTGGGCTTTCTgtcctctgccagcacagctgccagcccctggaCGGAG AGCCATCGGAAGAGCCTGGGAGGCAGCGAGGCGGAGCTGCCGGCCAAGCCCATGAAGTACTGCTGCGTGTACCTGCCCGATGGCACAGCCTCGCTGGCCTCTGTCCGGCCCGGCCACTCCATCCGTGACATGCTGGCGGGGATATGCGAGAAGCGCGGCTTCAGCCTCCCCGACATCAAGGTCTACCTGGTGGGGAACGAGCAG AAAGCACTGGTGCTGGACCAGGAGTGCTCTGTGTTGGCGGACCAGGAGGTGAAGCTGGAGAACAGGATAAGCTTTGA CCTGGAAATCTCCTCCCTCAATAAGACCATCCGCATCACAGCGAAGTCAACCAAGCGCATCCGGGAAGcgctgcagcctgtgctggggaagTATGGCGTGAGCATGGAGCTGGCGCTGCTGCGGCGG CCAGGCGAGCCAGCTGCCCTGGACCTGGAGAAGCTGGTCAGCACCGTGGCTGCTCAGAAGCTTGTCCTGGAAACACCAGCAG ACATGCGAGTGACAGACggtgctgaggctgcagctgccccctccccactccgGAGCGAG GAGGGAAGCCCAACAGGAGCAGAGCCCGGCACGCTGTGGGAGATGTCCTCCTCCTTCTCACGGCCCCGGTCTTCAGCTGCCACAAACCTGAACCGTCGCACGTATGACCTGGAAG GGCTGGTGGAGCTGCTGAACCGTGCCCAGAGTTGTCGGGCCAATGACCAGCGTGGGCTGCTCTCCAAGGAGGACCTGGTCCTGCCTGactttctccagctgcctggacAGGATGACAGTGCCTGCAAGCAGTCGGATCAGCCCCAAACCTCTTACCCAGGCTCTGAAGGAAGCGGCCATCCTCAGCCTGCAGAGCCCACGCCGGCTCAGCCTCCGGTTGACCATGAGCGCCGATGA
- the LOC119153026 gene encoding ADP-ribosylation factor-like protein 3 isoform X5, with translation MGDVQKGLLSVIQKLKGSPEQELRIVLLGLDNAGKTTLLKRLASEEVSTITPTQGFNIKSVHSHGFKLNVWDIGGQRSIRPYWRKYLGSTDLLIYVIDSADQKRFEETGQELAELTEDESLMGVPLLVFANKQDLVTAAPAAEIAEGLSLHTYRDREWQIQACSALSGEGVQDGMNWISSQIMNRKK, from the exons ATGGGTGATGTGCAGAAG GGGCTGCTCTCCGTCATCCAGAAGTTGAAGGGTTCCCCGGAGCAGGAGCTCCGCATCGTCCTGTTGGGGCTGGACAATGCGGGGAAGACCACGCTGCTGAAACGCCTGGCGTCTGAGGAGGTCAGCACCATCACGCCCACCCAG GGCTTCAATATAAAGAGCGTTCATTCACATGGCTTCAAGCTAAACGTCTGGGACATTGGGGGGCAACGCTCCATCCGCCCATACTGGAGGAAGTATCTGGGCAGCACAGATCTGCTG ATTTATGTCATTGACAGCGCAGACCAGAAGCGTTTTGAGGAGACAGGGCAG gagctggcagagctcaCCGAGGATGAGTCCCTCATGGGGGTCCCGCTGCTGGTGTTTGCCAACAAGCAGGACCTAGTgactgcagcacctgcagctgaaATCGCAGAAGGGCTGAGCCTCCACACCTACCGGGACCGGGAATGGCAGATCCAGGCCTGCTCAGCCTTGTCTGGGGAAGGAGTGCAG gaTGGGATGAACTGGATTTCCAGCCAGATCATGAACAGGAAGAAGTGA
- the LOC119153026 gene encoding ADP-ribosylation factor-like protein 3 isoform X4, translating into MGDVQKHPSTPHPQGLLSVIQKLKGSPEQELRIVLLGLDNAGKTTLLKRLASEEVSTITPTQGFNIKSVHSHGFKLNVWDIGGQRSIRPYWRKYLGSTDLLIYVIDSADQKRFEETGQELAELTEDESLMGVPLLVFANKQDLVTAAPAAEIAEGLSLHTYRDREWQIQACSALSGEGVQDGMNWISSQIMNRKK; encoded by the exons ATGGGTGATGTGCAGAAG caccccagcaccccgcaCCCCCAGGGGCTGCTCTCCGTCATCCAGAAGTTGAAGGGTTCCCCGGAGCAGGAGCTCCGCATCGTCCTGTTGGGGCTGGACAATGCGGGGAAGACCACGCTGCTGAAACGCCTGGCGTCTGAGGAGGTCAGCACCATCACGCCCACCCAG GGCTTCAATATAAAGAGCGTTCATTCACATGGCTTCAAGCTAAACGTCTGGGACATTGGGGGGCAACGCTCCATCCGCCCATACTGGAGGAAGTATCTGGGCAGCACAGATCTGCTG ATTTATGTCATTGACAGCGCAGACCAGAAGCGTTTTGAGGAGACAGGGCAG gagctggcagagctcaCCGAGGATGAGTCCCTCATGGGGGTCCCGCTGCTGGTGTTTGCCAACAAGCAGGACCTAGTgactgcagcacctgcagctgaaATCGCAGAAGGGCTGAGCCTCCACACCTACCGGGACCGGGAATGGCAGATCCAGGCCTGCTCAGCCTTGTCTGGGGAAGGAGTGCAG gaTGGGATGAACTGGATTTCCAGCCAGATCATGAACAGGAAGAAGTGA
- the LOC119153026 gene encoding ADP-ribosylation factor-like protein 3 isoform X2: MCRRAPRSWQGSQGRDSTPGAEIGAGRIGRGSPRPWTPWGPSPGARSGHRHRVPMADSAPSSPPQNDGARQHPSTPHPQGLLSVIQKLKGSPEQELRIVLLGLDNAGKTTLLKRLASEEVSTITPTQGFNIKSVHSHGFKLNVWDIGGQRSIRPYWRKYLGSTDLLIYVIDSADQKRFEETGQELAELTEDESLMGVPLLVFANKQDLVTAAPAAEIAEGLSLHTYRDREWQIQACSALSGEGVQDGMNWISSQIMNRKK, from the exons ATGTGCAGAAG AGCgcccaggagctggcagggctcccagggcagggacagcacACCTGGGGCGGAGATTGGGGCTGGGCGGATCGGCCGTGGGTCACCCCGACCCTGGACACCTTGGGGACCAAGCCCTGGCGCTCGCTCAGGCCATAGGCACAGGGTACCCATGGCCGACAGTGcacccagctctcctccccaAAACGATGGTGCTcggcagcaccccagcaccccgcaCCCCCAGGGGCTGCTCTCCGTCATCCAGAAGTTGAAGGGTTCCCCGGAGCAGGAGCTCCGCATCGTCCTGTTGGGGCTGGACAATGCGGGGAAGACCACGCTGCTGAAACGCCTGGCGTCTGAGGAGGTCAGCACCATCACGCCCACCCAG GGCTTCAATATAAAGAGCGTTCATTCACATGGCTTCAAGCTAAACGTCTGGGACATTGGGGGGCAACGCTCCATCCGCCCATACTGGAGGAAGTATCTGGGCAGCACAGATCTGCTG ATTTATGTCATTGACAGCGCAGACCAGAAGCGTTTTGAGGAGACAGGGCAG gagctggcagagctcaCCGAGGATGAGTCCCTCATGGGGGTCCCGCTGCTGGTGTTTGCCAACAAGCAGGACCTAGTgactgcagcacctgcagctgaaATCGCAGAAGGGCTGAGCCTCCACACCTACCGGGACCGGGAATGGCAGATCCAGGCCTGCTCAGCCTTGTCTGGGGAAGGAGTGCAG gaTGGGATGAACTGGATTTCCAGCCAGATCATGAACAGGAAGAAGTGA
- the LOC119153026 gene encoding ADP-ribosylation factor-like protein 3 isoform X1, which translates to MGGVPAPAPKLWCWAGWQSRTRALPWACPHRAPRSWQGSQGRDSTPGAEIGAGRIGRGSPRPWTPWGPSPGARSGHRHRVPMADSAPSSPPQNDGARQHPSTPHPQGLLSVIQKLKGSPEQELRIVLLGLDNAGKTTLLKRLASEEVSTITPTQGFNIKSVHSHGFKLNVWDIGGQRSIRPYWRKYLGSTDLLIYVIDSADQKRFEETGQELAELTEDESLMGVPLLVFANKQDLVTAAPAAEIAEGLSLHTYRDREWQIQACSALSGEGVQDGMNWISSQIMNRKK; encoded by the exons ATGGGTGGtgtgccagcaccagctcccaagctgtggtgctgggcgggctggcagagcaggaccAGGGCTTTACCCTGGGCATGTCCCCACAGAGCgcccaggagctggcagggctcccagggcagggacagcacACCTGGGGCGGAGATTGGGGCTGGGCGGATCGGCCGTGGGTCACCCCGACCCTGGACACCTTGGGGACCAAGCCCTGGCGCTCGCTCAGGCCATAGGCACAGGGTACCCATGGCCGACAGTGcacccagctctcctccccaAAACGATGGTGCTcggcagcaccccagcaccccgcaCCCCCAGGGGCTGCTCTCCGTCATCCAGAAGTTGAAGGGTTCCCCGGAGCAGGAGCTCCGCATCGTCCTGTTGGGGCTGGACAATGCGGGGAAGACCACGCTGCTGAAACGCCTGGCGTCTGAGGAGGTCAGCACCATCACGCCCACCCAG GGCTTCAATATAAAGAGCGTTCATTCACATGGCTTCAAGCTAAACGTCTGGGACATTGGGGGGCAACGCTCCATCCGCCCATACTGGAGGAAGTATCTGGGCAGCACAGATCTGCTG ATTTATGTCATTGACAGCGCAGACCAGAAGCGTTTTGAGGAGACAGGGCAG gagctggcagagctcaCCGAGGATGAGTCCCTCATGGGGGTCCCGCTGCTGGTGTTTGCCAACAAGCAGGACCTAGTgactgcagcacctgcagctgaaATCGCAGAAGGGCTGAGCCTCCACACCTACCGGGACCGGGAATGGCAGATCCAGGCCTGCTCAGCCTTGTCTGGGGAAGGAGTGCAG gaTGGGATGAACTGGATTTCCAGCCAGATCATGAACAGGAAGAAGTGA
- the LOC119153026 gene encoding ADP-ribosylation factor-like protein 3 isoform X3, translated as MADSAPSSPPQNDGARQHPSTPHPQGLLSVIQKLKGSPEQELRIVLLGLDNAGKTTLLKRLASEEVSTITPTQGFNIKSVHSHGFKLNVWDIGGQRSIRPYWRKYLGSTDLLIYVIDSADQKRFEETGQELAELTEDESLMGVPLLVFANKQDLVTAAPAAEIAEGLSLHTYRDREWQIQACSALSGEGVQDGMNWISSQIMNRKK; from the exons ATGGCCGACAGTGcacccagctctcctccccaAAACGATGGTGCTcggcagcaccccagcaccccgcaCCCCCAGGGGCTGCTCTCCGTCATCCAGAAGTTGAAGGGTTCCCCGGAGCAGGAGCTCCGCATCGTCCTGTTGGGGCTGGACAATGCGGGGAAGACCACGCTGCTGAAACGCCTGGCGTCTGAGGAGGTCAGCACCATCACGCCCACCCAG GGCTTCAATATAAAGAGCGTTCATTCACATGGCTTCAAGCTAAACGTCTGGGACATTGGGGGGCAACGCTCCATCCGCCCATACTGGAGGAAGTATCTGGGCAGCACAGATCTGCTG ATTTATGTCATTGACAGCGCAGACCAGAAGCGTTTTGAGGAGACAGGGCAG gagctggcagagctcaCCGAGGATGAGTCCCTCATGGGGGTCCCGCTGCTGGTGTTTGCCAACAAGCAGGACCTAGTgactgcagcacctgcagctgaaATCGCAGAAGGGCTGAGCCTCCACACCTACCGGGACCGGGAATGGCAGATCCAGGCCTGCTCAGCCTTGTCTGGGGAAGGAGTGCAG gaTGGGATGAACTGGATTTCCAGCCAGATCATGAACAGGAAGAAGTGA
- the LMAN2 gene encoding vesicular integral-membrane protein VIP36: MAAGAGGLLVAAALLLLAVAGPRPAPAELTDGNSEHLKREHSLMKPYQGAGSAAMPLWDFQGSTMVTSQYVRLTPDERSREGSIWNRVPCFLKDWELHVHFKIHGAGKKNLHGDGLALWYTQERLVPGPVFGSKDNFHGLAIFLDTYPNDEAAEHVFPYISAMVNNGSLTYDHSKDGRWTELAGCTADLRNQNHDTFLAIRYSRGRLTVMTDVEDKNEWKNCIDIAGVQLPTGYFFGASAGTGDLSDNHDIISMKLFQLMVEHPLEDETVDWTKIEPSVSLLKSPKDNVDDPTGNFRSGPLTGWKVFLLLLCALLGIIVCAVVGAVVFQKRQERNKRFY; encoded by the exons ATGGCGGCGGGTGCGGGCGGGCTGCTGGTGGCCGCGGCGCTGCTGCTGTTGGCGGTGGCCGGgccgcgcccggcccccgccgAGCTCACAGATGGCAACAGTGAACATCTGAAACGGGAGCACTCGCTGATGAAGCCGTATCAGG GCGCGGGCTCCGCCGCGATGCCGCTGTGGGACTTCCAGGGCAGCACCATGGTCACCAGCCAGTACGTCCGCCTGACGCCCGACGAGCGCAGCCGCGAGGGCTCCATCTGGAACCGCGTG CCCTGCTTCCTCAAGGACTGGGAGCTCCACGTCCACTTCAAGATCCACGGAGCCGGCAAGAAGAACCTGCACGGGGACGGCCTGGCGCTATGGTACACGCAGGAGCGCCTGGTGCCAG GTCCTGTCTTTGGCAGCAAGGACAATTTTCATGGACTGGCTATTTTCCTGGATACATATCCCAATGATGAAGCAGCAGAG CATGTGTTCCCGTATATCTCTGCAATGGTTAATAATGGCTCCCTGACGTACGACCACAGTAAGGATGGGCGCTGGACGGAGCTGGCGGGGTGCACCGCTGACCTTCGGAACCAGAACCATGACACTTTCCTGGCAATTCGGTACTCCCGAGGTCGCCTGACG GTGATGACTGATGTGGAAGACAAGAACGAATGGAAGAACTGCATTGACATTGCAGGGGTGCAGCTGCCAACCGGCTACTTCTTTGGTGCTTCTGCTGGCACTGGAGATTTGTCTG ACAATCACGACATTATCTCGATGAAGCTATTCCAGCTCATGGTAGAGCACCCTCTAGAAGATGAGACCGTTGACTGGACCAAGATTGAGCCTAGTGTCAGCCTCCTTAAATCGCCCAAAG ACAATGTGGATGACCCAACGGGGAATTTCCGAAGTGGGCCTCTGACAGGCTGGAAGGtgttcctgctcctgctctgcgCACTGCTGGGCATCATTGTCTGCGCCGTGGTGGGAGCTGTGGTCTTCCAGAAACGCCAGGAGCGGAACAAACGTTTCTACTAG